A portion of the Oncorhynchus masou masou isolate Uvic2021 chromosome 11, UVic_Omas_1.1, whole genome shotgun sequence genome contains these proteins:
- the LOC135548175 gene encoding C3a anaphylatoxin chemotactic receptor-like, translating into MNFSEEYLEDYYDMFIQTDQSEQLNQSIRVVSIVIYSITCVLGIPGNSFVIWIAGVKMKRTVNTVWFVNLAVADLLCCISIPFSLVEIILNQHWPFGEAMCKVIPSVMYLNMFASVFTLVLISLDRFVLIILPVLAQNHRSITLAWLLCGLAWVLALLLSLPTMIHNGTIDSVDNDEIIMCTSVHPLGENNIRGFFSAIKATHVPRLVLGFLVPLTVIAVCYLLIGRKVSSAHFKSQRTFWLILAVVAAFFVCWLPYHTIGMVIGYGRFASADEAWNWYPLAISLAYVNSCLNPVLYVFMGQDFKERVRVSFRKIFENVFSEDAITHTSVTHV; encoded by the coding sequence ATGAATTTCTCAGAGGAGTACTTGGAGGATTATTATGACATGTTCATTCAAACTGACCAATCAGAGCAGCTAAATCAGTCCATACGGGTGGTGTCCATAGTCATCTACAGCATAACCTGTGTCCTTGGTATCCCAGGAAACTCATTTGTCATCTGGATAGCTGGAGTGAAGATGAAGAGGACAGTCAACACTGTCTGGTTTGTAAACCTGGCTGTAGCAGACCTCCTCTGCTGTATCTCCATACCCTTCTCATTAGTTGAAATCATATTGAACCAACACTGGCCATTCGGAGAGGCTATGTGTAAGGTTATCCCCTCTGTCATGTATCTCAACATGTTTGCCAGCGTCTTCACCCTGGTTCTCATCAGCCTGGACCGATTTgtcctgatcatcctgcctgtcTTGGCCCAGAACCACCGGAGCATCACCCTGGCCTGGTTGCTGTGTGGTCTGGCCTGGGTCCTGGCCTTGCTCCTCAGTCTCCCCACCATGATTCATAATGGGACCATCGATAGTGTCGACAATGACGAAATCATTATGTGCACCTCTGTACACCCCCTTGGCGAAAACAACATTAGGGGCTTCTTTTCTGCCATCAAAGCCACCCATGTTCCCAGGCTGGTCCTCGGTTTCCTCGTTCCCCTGACAGTCATCGCTGTCTGCTACCTGCTCATCGGCAGGAAGGTGAGCAGCGCTCACTTCAAGTCTCAGAGGACCTTCTGGCTCATTCTGGCTGTGGTGGCAGCATTCTTTGTGTGCTGGCTGCCGTATCACACCATAGGTATGGTGATTGGGTATGGTAGGTTTGCCTCGGCAGATGAAGCCTGGAATTGGTACCCCCTTGCCATCTCTCTGGCCTATGTCAACAGCTGCCTCAACCCTGTCCTGTATGTGTTTATGGGCCAGGACTTCAAGGAGAGGGTCAGGGTCTCTTTTCGTAAAATATTTGAGAATGTCTTCAGTGAGGATGCCATAACACACACATCTGTGACTCATGTCTGA